The proteins below are encoded in one region of Sphingobacterium sp. R2:
- a CDS encoding two-component regulator propeller domain-containing protein has product MSYPTFFVWLILQFSVVVCHAQYYFKHYQTQDGLPHQAVRSILQDGKGFMWVGTRAGLCRFDGYNFKLCENKNDPFNNIGNNVINTLTEGQPGILWIGTGKGMYRYDTIGEVISPIDLIPQIYIEQVVANGDDIWFIANSSLWRYSIKKNVVKNYQVQTTALFLDGAKNLWTGNKQGEIRIFDPRGVLVKTMKTVNLNRPSNMNTISAIFPLDDGAVLVGYFGSGLKRYDLDKRTTATIVHSVKGDNAIFVRDICKGNNGDYWVATESGVYIYNPNIKKCRHLGKRADDPYAMTDNAVYKVCKDKSGGMWLGTFFGGLNYCSLENARFRKYYPIVGQNSISGYAVRELVPDRDGQLWIGTEDAGLNRFDPQRQLFKHYPTTGENALSYPNIHGLLAVGNDLLVGPFHRGLEIMDIRTGLIRQQHRAIGLPAESGNDFVLSIFQTSDSTILVGTAYDENAGLFRYDLKRKTFDRINHIPGRPYVLSIREDRNGFIWVGTMSNGVYYYHPKSGVRGNIRFGSSTKTGQIPEFPVYGIHEDSMGSMWFATEGGGLIRLSRDRTSTKRYDTAAGFPTNVYFSILEDDFQNLWISSLKGLLCLDIKTETFRNYHQANGLITDQFNFCSAYKDRSGSLYFGSVKGLIAFDPKDFLNTGPRPALFITGLEIDNKAIHPGMDKSPIKRSVVYLDSICLAYNQNNFSIEFAALNYASPAVTRYEYMLEGLAQKRTILASNRKAYFTDIQPGKYIFTVRAKSNTGSWRSIERRVVIIIKPPFWKTFAAYSFYTLLVIVLLVLIALYYHRWTIRKNAAKLMRFEHEKEREIYAAKIEFFTHITHEIQTPLTLILGRVQGMLRKITDGDTIRKNLLQVEKNTLRLTELTAELLDFRKTELHQFGLNFVKTNIVDLLKEVTSSFEQIAEQNNIRLNSTYPKDDVIAFVDREATVKILNNLLSNAIKYGLTYVNVHLADPDIEKNSFNIAVENDSEPIPDKYAKKIFEPFFRLENSLGFGTGIGLSLAKSLSELHKGTLQLIESGGSLVVFELVLPLRQEREFELSSWKKIK; this is encoded by the coding sequence AAAAATGATCCTTTTAATAACATCGGCAACAATGTAATCAATACCTTGACCGAAGGGCAGCCAGGAATACTATGGATTGGCACAGGAAAGGGAATGTACCGGTACGATACCATTGGTGAGGTGATATCGCCAATTGATCTGATCCCTCAAATATATATCGAACAGGTAGTGGCCAATGGGGATGATATCTGGTTTATCGCCAATTCGTCGCTATGGCGCTATAGCATAAAAAAGAACGTGGTCAAAAATTATCAGGTGCAGACTACGGCTTTATTTTTGGATGGTGCCAAAAATCTGTGGACGGGTAATAAGCAGGGCGAAATTCGTATTTTCGACCCGCGTGGGGTGCTTGTGAAAACCATGAAAACGGTGAACTTGAACAGGCCTTCAAATATGAATACCATTAGTGCTATTTTTCCGCTTGATGACGGTGCTGTGCTCGTTGGATATTTTGGGTCTGGGCTTAAGCGCTATGATTTGGATAAGCGAACAACGGCGACGATTGTGCATAGTGTAAAGGGCGATAACGCTATTTTTGTACGGGATATCTGTAAGGGAAATAATGGCGATTATTGGGTCGCAACAGAATCTGGAGTATATATCTATAATCCCAACATCAAAAAATGCCGCCACCTCGGCAAGCGCGCTGATGACCCGTATGCGATGACGGATAACGCGGTATATAAGGTGTGCAAAGATAAAAGCGGGGGGATGTGGCTGGGTACTTTTTTTGGTGGGCTGAACTATTGCTCGCTTGAAAACGCACGTTTTCGGAAATACTATCCTATTGTGGGACAGAATTCGATATCGGGATATGCTGTCCGTGAGCTAGTTCCTGATCGGGATGGTCAACTCTGGATTGGCACGGAAGATGCCGGTCTCAATAGGTTTGATCCACAAAGGCAACTTTTTAAGCACTATCCAACAACAGGTGAAAATGCACTTTCCTATCCGAATATCCACGGTCTGCTCGCTGTGGGAAATGATCTTCTGGTGGGGCCCTTTCATCGGGGATTGGAGATTATGGACATCCGGACAGGGCTAATCCGTCAGCAGCATCGTGCTATCGGTCTGCCCGCTGAATCTGGCAACGATTTTGTTTTGAGCATCTTTCAGACAAGTGACAGCACGATATTAGTGGGTACAGCTTATGATGAGAACGCCGGCCTGTTCAGGTACGACCTCAAAAGAAAGACTTTTGATCGCATCAATCATATCCCTGGCCGTCCTTATGTGCTGAGCATCCGGGAGGATAGAAATGGATTTATTTGGGTGGGCACCATGTCGAACGGTGTTTATTACTATCATCCCAAATCGGGTGTACGGGGGAATATCCGATTTGGGAGCAGTACTAAAACAGGTCAGATTCCCGAATTTCCGGTATATGGTATCCACGAAGATAGCATGGGGTCGATGTGGTTTGCGACGGAAGGTGGTGGGCTGATCCGCTTAAGTCGAGACCGAACGTCAACTAAAAGATACGATACTGCAGCGGGATTTCCGACCAATGTGTATTTTAGTATACTGGAAGATGATTTTCAAAACCTTTGGATAAGTTCTTTAAAGGGGCTTTTGTGTCTGGATATCAAAACGGAGACCTTTAGAAACTATCATCAAGCCAATGGATTGATCACTGATCAGTTTAATTTTTGTTCGGCTTACAAAGACCGGTCTGGTAGCTTGTATTTTGGGTCAGTAAAAGGGCTGATCGCCTTTGACCCCAAAGATTTTTTAAACACTGGACCGCGCCCGGCTTTATTTATTACTGGCCTGGAGATAGATAATAAAGCTATCCATCCTGGTATGGATAAAAGCCCCATCAAACGTTCGGTAGTGTATCTCGACAGTATATGTTTAGCTTATAACCAAAATAACTTCAGTATCGAATTTGCTGCGCTCAATTATGCTTCTCCGGCGGTTACCAGATATGAATATATGCTGGAAGGGTTAGCTCAAAAACGAACAATTCTTGCCAGCAATAGAAAGGCCTATTTTACGGATATACAACCGGGCAAATATATTTTCACTGTGCGGGCGAAAAGTAATACAGGCAGCTGGAGGAGTATTGAACGTAGGGTTGTCATTATTATAAAGCCGCCATTTTGGAAAACCTTTGCCGCATACAGCTTTTATACTTTACTGGTAATCGTGCTTTTGGTTTTGATCGCTTTATATTACCATCGATGGACTATTCGAAAAAATGCAGCGAAACTTATGCGGTTTGAACATGAAAAGGAGCGTGAAATCTATGCGGCTAAAATTGAGTTTTTTACGCATATCACGCATGAAATACAAACCCCATTAACGTTGATCCTCGGGCGGGTGCAGGGTATGTTACGAAAGATTACGGATGGTGACACTATTCGTAAAAACTTGTTGCAGGTTGAAAAAAATACATTGAGACTGACCGAACTGACAGCGGAATTGTTGGATTTTAGAAAAACAGAATTGCATCAATTTGGGCTCAATTTTGTGAAAACAAATATTGTTGACTTATTAAAGGAAGTGACTTCTTCTTTTGAACAGATCGCCGAACAGAATAATATCCGTTTGAACAGTACTTATCCCAAGGATGATGTCATCGCTTTTGTCGACCGTGAAGCCACGGTAAAAATATTGAACAATCTACTCTCTAATGCTATAAAATATGGTCTTACGTACGTGAATGTGCACCTGGCAGATCCAGATATCGAGAAAAATAGCTTTAACATTGCGGTGGAAAATGATAGTGAACCTATTCCTGATAAATATGCAAAAAAGATCTTTGAGCCGTTTTTTAGGCTAGAAAATAGTCTTGGATTTGGAACCGGGATTGGTCTTTCGCTGGCCAAGTCGCTCAGCGAGCTGCATAAGGGTACGCTCCAGCTTATTGAAAGTGGCGGTAGCCTTGTTGTATTTGAATTGGTGCTGCCGCTACGGCAGGAAAGGGAGTTTGAACTTAGCAGTTGGAAAAAAATCAAATAA
- a CDS encoding response regulator: MRQHILIIDDNLEILEFLSEELNENYCTHTADNGESAKLILDSEMIDLVISDIMMPGIDGFELCKFIKSNLNYCHIPVLLLTSKNSYTAHIEGLEVGADAYVQKPFPLELLLVQVDNLLRNRVNVKTHFAHAPFEDVRLLAPSKLDAEFLHKLDAYIKKNFRYPELGIDELAEHMLMSRPTFYRKIKQLSALSPKELVDKTRLKKATELMAQNEYSLQQIATLVGYSSQSIFNKNFQKYYKVSPSAYLKSMPRS; this comes from the coding sequence ATGAGACAGCACATATTGATTATTGACGACAATTTAGAAATTCTGGAATTCTTGTCTGAAGAATTGAATGAAAATTATTGCACACACACCGCTGACAATGGTGAAAGTGCAAAACTTATCTTGGATAGCGAAATGATTGATCTGGTCATCTCGGATATTATGATGCCGGGAATCGACGGTTTTGAACTCTGTAAATTCATCAAATCGAATCTCAACTATTGCCATATACCGGTACTATTGCTGACTTCGAAAAATAGCTATACGGCGCATATTGAGGGGCTTGAAGTAGGGGCCGATGCGTATGTTCAGAAACCTTTTCCTTTGGAGCTTTTATTGGTGCAGGTAGACAATCTGCTAAGAAATAGGGTCAATGTAAAAACTCATTTTGCTCATGCGCCGTTTGAAGATGTCCGTTTGCTGGCGCCATCGAAGCTGGACGCTGAGTTTTTGCACAAGCTGGATGCTTATATCAAAAAAAACTTTAGGTATCCGGAACTTGGTATTGATGAACTTGCTGAACATATGTTGATGAGCCGGCCTACATTTTACCGAAAAATAAAGCAGCTTTCTGCGCTTTCGCCCAAGGAGCTTGTCGATAAAACGCGTTTAAAGAAAGCGACTGAACTCATGGCGCAAAATGAATATAGTTTACAGCAGATCGCAACCCTAGTAGGGTATAGTTCACAGAGTATCTTTAATAAGAACTTCCAAAAATATTATAAGGTATCTCCATCGGCTTACCTGAAGTCAATGCCGAGATCCTGA
- a CDS encoding family 43 glycosylhydrolase — translation MKRMTVTFYFMMSSMLWVSACQKTNPTNELEPIPKSNTQPVDSAADDTVVVDSTFSNPLMPGGPDPWVIQKDGTYYYTYTQGSKLVILETKSMSELASARRYEVYTPPADQPYSKNLWAPELHEIDGKWYFYFAADNGSNANHRMYVLENSSPTPVQGNWEMKGKISDSTSEWAIDGTILRHDGKMYMIWSGGNAGAPPQNIYIAPMSNPWTISGPKVMIATPTYAWEKNGNPINEGPQVLINPQGKVYIVYSGSGYWSDGYCLGLLALKDDGDPLQAADWTKRNHPVFSMRPESSIYGPGHNGFFKSPDGKENWMIYHARNVANDGNATRRPYIQRFSWHTDGSPNFGLPANPALKQKRPAGEKWRKIYSKKGWTVAGFSSEEPNNNRVAAAVIDDNINSIWITRYSVNPTKYPDHYLTIDIGAAQPVDGFVIHQKDGDRKIKELEIHVGNDNQNWENLGTFTLSDVNLLRQFIDLAQTKQFRYFKLVPKSGYDNQQQPGLAEVGIFRNSD, via the coding sequence ATGAAAAGAATGACCGTGACCTTTTATTTTATGATGAGCAGCATGTTATGGGTATCTGCCTGTCAAAAAACCAATCCTACAAACGAGTTAGAGCCCATCCCAAAAAGCAATACCCAACCTGTAGATTCTGCTGCAGACGATACAGTAGTGGTAGATAGTACCTTCTCCAATCCACTCATGCCCGGAGGTCCCGACCCCTGGGTAATCCAAAAAGATGGTACTTACTATTATACCTATACTCAGGGAAGCAAGCTCGTTATCCTCGAAACCAAAAGCATGTCCGAACTCGCCTCCGCACGTCGATATGAAGTCTATACCCCTCCTGCAGATCAGCCCTATTCAAAAAATTTATGGGCACCCGAATTGCATGAAATCGATGGTAAATGGTACTTCTATTTTGCGGCAGATAATGGCAGCAATGCCAACCACAGAATGTATGTGCTCGAAAATTCTTCTCCCACCCCCGTTCAGGGCAACTGGGAAATGAAAGGTAAGATTTCCGATAGCACAAGCGAATGGGCCATTGACGGAACCATTTTGCGGCATGACGGAAAGATGTATATGATCTGGTCGGGCGGGAATGCCGGCGCACCGCCTCAAAACATTTATATAGCGCCCATGAGCAACCCCTGGACAATCTCAGGACCAAAGGTCATGATTGCCACGCCCACCTACGCATGGGAGAAAAACGGAAATCCAATCAACGAAGGCCCCCAGGTGTTGATCAATCCACAGGGCAAAGTCTATATCGTCTATTCAGGCAGCGGTTACTGGTCCGACGGCTATTGCCTAGGCCTACTCGCGCTAAAAGATGACGGAGACCCACTACAGGCAGCAGATTGGACAAAACGCAACCATCCCGTATTTTCCATGAGACCCGAAAGTAGCATTTATGGTCCCGGACACAACGGTTTTTTTAAATCTCCTGATGGAAAAGAAAACTGGATGATTTATCACGCACGAAATGTAGCCAACGACGGCAATGCCACACGCAGACCCTACATCCAGCGATTTTCCTGGCATACAGATGGCTCCCCAAACTTCGGTCTACCGGCCAATCCTGCACTCAAACAAAAGCGTCCAGCAGGAGAAAAATGGCGGAAAATATATTCCAAGAAAGGGTGGACGGTCGCTGGCTTCAGTTCCGAAGAACCCAATAACAACCGGGTGGCTGCCGCAGTGATCGATGACAATATCAACTCCATATGGATAACCCGCTATTCAGTCAATCCAACAAAGTACCCCGACCATTACCTTACCATCGACATCGGAGCAGCCCAACCCGTAGATGGTTTTGTAATCCATCAAAAAGATGGCGACAGAAAGATCAAAGAATTGGAAATTCATGTCGGCAATGACAATCAAAACTGGGAAAACCTGGGCACCTTTACCTTGAGCGATGTCAATCTCCTGCGGCAGTTTATCGACCTTGCACAGACCAAGCAATTTCGCTATTTCAAACTTGTCCCTAAGTCAGGGTACGACAATCAACAGCAACCCGGCCTGGCGGAAGTAGGCATATTCCGCAATAGTGATTAA
- a CDS encoding DUF4973 domain-containing protein, producing MKNPYIYILTLVLALIQTGCNDEWEEELYTQMVSFKAPIGSEGVSEVYLRYNKTGEVTYKLPIILSGSRENDKDRYVKVAVDSDTLATFNQEKYQYRKDLYFKQLPEQFFELPKESCLIPKGAHTENYPIKFKFDNLDLVERYVLPLSIQEDPSYVTNKRKGWRKALLYVKPFNNYSGNYSATSMNVYADGQTKNPLVSSVRTSWVVDEKAVFFYAGVLEEKSEDRSRYKIIMEFMEPSEDVNGIKSGTLHVYAADKSINFEMLGQPTYQLREIADATKKYLVKQYCTVNLKYKYDDITTMPGVPVRYRAEGSMTMERSRNTLIPDEDQAIQW from the coding sequence ATGAAAAATCCTTATATCTATATTTTGACCCTAGTCTTGGCCTTGATCCAAACGGGGTGCAACGATGAATGGGAAGAAGAACTCTATACTCAGATGGTATCTTTTAAAGCCCCAATTGGAAGTGAGGGTGTATCTGAAGTGTATCTTCGCTACAACAAGACCGGCGAAGTTACCTACAAATTGCCTATCATACTGAGCGGCTCCCGCGAGAACGACAAAGACCGCTATGTCAAGGTAGCTGTAGATAGCGATACACTAGCCACTTTTAACCAGGAAAAATATCAGTACCGCAAAGACTTATATTTTAAACAGCTTCCCGAACAGTTTTTTGAACTGCCCAAGGAGAGCTGCCTGATTCCCAAAGGAGCACATACCGAAAATTATCCGATCAAATTTAAATTTGACAACCTCGATCTTGTCGAACGCTATGTACTTCCACTGTCCATTCAGGAAGACCCCTCCTATGTGACCAACAAGCGCAAAGGATGGCGCAAAGCATTGCTCTATGTCAAACCGTTTAATAATTATTCGGGCAATTATTCAGCCACATCCATGAATGTCTATGCCGACGGGCAAACTAAAAACCCACTTGTATCTAGCGTCAGAACATCGTGGGTGGTAGACGAAAAAGCAGTATTTTTCTACGCCGGAGTGCTGGAAGAGAAATCAGAAGATCGTAGCCGTTACAAGATTATCATGGAGTTTATGGAACCCTCGGAAGATGTTAACGGTATCAAATCGGGTACCCTTCATGTGTATGCCGCCGACAAATCCATCAACTTTGAAATGCTCGGGCAACCCACGTATCAATTAAGGGAAATCGCAGATGCCACCAAAAAATATTTGGTCAAACAGTACTGCACCGTCAACCTAAAATACAAATATGACGATATCACCACCATGCCCGGTGTGCCCGTGCGCTACCGCGCAGAAGGAAGCATGACAATGGAACGATCACGCAACACCCTTATTCCCGATGAAGACCAAGCCATACAGTGGTAG
- a CDS encoding RagB/SusD family nutrient uptake outer membrane protein, with the protein MKKITLLAPLLLSLGLGLSISSCSKYLDVEHFFDDRQSEDRIFKSKDYTEQWLGNCYNKLLDYNLEMGHRNYTISNYSDDMFYNESAGGNGDEYRRFKFGEYDYTWQRQSWAQSYGGIRQASVMIHSMAEGGTFTPKQVADYKAQARFIRAYLYWLLLRKYGPVPIMPDKGVDYDESYDKLAYPRNTYDEVATFIAEEMALAAQDLPLKRDNRNIARPTRGAALATRAKALLFAASPLANGNAEMSDFTDDKGRALISAQYSEEKWARAAAAAKDVIDLNAYKLYTADFKAKGTTDYPATITPPHHPEYSEKNFPEGWANIDPFESYRAVFNGDLYAAENPEMIFTRGENQTDENHGIIALTRHQMPQVGGGYNCHGITLKQCDAYAMNDGTTFNRQQIRQKYGTNMFVQKAELDQFKPLLENVWKDFAHREPRFYASVAYSGTLWTMSSATSNLSNVTNKQIFYYRGENEGMINGDRWLPTGIGMMKFVNPKDNATGNGGKIYPKVEIAIRYADLLLMYAEALNEINGSYMVASWDGKTTHQITRNIDQMKNSIGMVRIRAGVPNYDNAIYTDQAALRRQIKGERQIELLGENQRYYDLRRWKDAPIDEAQQIYGYNVYMTKDNADLFYTPVRVPQLQTIFSKKMYFWPVDWDELRKNRRMTQAPGWPSFD; encoded by the coding sequence ATGAAGAAAATAACACTACTCGCACCCCTGCTGCTCAGCCTCGGTTTAGGTCTATCCATCAGCTCCTGCTCCAAATACCTGGATGTTGAGCATTTTTTTGATGACCGACAGAGCGAAGATCGCATTTTTAAAAGCAAGGATTATACGGAGCAATGGCTCGGAAACTGTTACAACAAACTATTGGACTACAACCTCGAAATGGGCCACCGAAATTATACCATATCCAACTACTCCGACGATATGTTCTATAATGAATCTGCCGGAGGCAACGGCGATGAGTACCGACGGTTCAAATTTGGAGAGTACGATTATACCTGGCAGCGCCAATCGTGGGCACAGTCGTATGGCGGAATCCGTCAAGCCTCAGTCATGATACATAGCATGGCTGAAGGCGGAACTTTCACGCCAAAACAGGTAGCAGATTATAAGGCGCAGGCACGCTTTATCCGTGCCTACCTGTACTGGCTACTCCTACGCAAGTATGGTCCAGTACCGATTATGCCAGATAAAGGTGTAGACTACGACGAAAGCTATGACAAACTAGCCTACCCGCGCAACACCTACGATGAAGTCGCCACCTTTATTGCCGAAGAAATGGCCCTGGCAGCGCAAGATCTACCCTTGAAGCGTGACAACCGCAACATCGCCCGTCCTACACGTGGAGCAGCATTGGCCACACGCGCCAAAGCATTATTGTTTGCGGCAAGCCCCCTGGCCAATGGTAATGCAGAAATGAGTGACTTTACGGATGATAAAGGCCGGGCGCTAATTTCGGCACAATACAGCGAAGAAAAATGGGCCCGTGCAGCAGCGGCGGCCAAAGATGTGATCGATTTAAATGCATACAAGCTGTATACAGCCGATTTTAAAGCCAAAGGTACTACCGACTATCCAGCCACCATCACCCCCCCACATCATCCCGAATACTCCGAAAAGAACTTTCCCGAAGGATGGGCCAATATTGATCCCTTCGAATCTTATCGCGCCGTATTTAACGGTGATCTATATGCGGCCGAAAATCCAGAAATGATCTTCACCAGAGGCGAAAATCAAACGGATGAAAACCACGGCATTATCGCGTTGACAAGGCATCAGATGCCCCAGGTGGGCGGCGGATACAACTGCCATGGCATTACCTTAAAACAGTGTGATGCCTACGCCATGAATGACGGAACCACATTTAATAGACAGCAAATCCGGCAGAAATACGGAACAAATATGTTTGTGCAGAAGGCTGAACTCGATCAATTCAAGCCACTCCTGGAAAATGTGTGGAAAGATTTTGCCCATCGTGAACCGCGATTTTACGCTTCAGTGGCCTATAGTGGTACGCTGTGGACCATGTCTAGCGCCACCTCCAACTTATCCAATGTCACCAACAAGCAGATCTTCTATTATCGGGGTGAAAATGAGGGCATGATTAATGGAGACCGCTGGCTACCTACGGGGATAGGCATGATGAAATTTGTCAACCCAAAAGATAATGCCACAGGCAATGGCGGCAAGATATACCCCAAAGTGGAGATTGCCATACGGTATGCCGACCTCCTACTCATGTATGCCGAAGCGCTCAATGAGATCAATGGTTCCTATATGGTTGCTAGCTGGGACGGCAAAACTACACATCAGATCACTCGAAATATCGATCAGATGAAAAACAGTATAGGTATGGTCCGTATCCGCGCCGGAGTGCCCAATTATGACAACGCCATATATACCGATCAGGCAGCGTTACGCCGCCAAATCAAAGGTGAGCGGCAGATCGAATTGCTGGGCGAAAATCAGCGCTACTATGACTTACGCCGATGGAAAGATGCTCCAATAGATGAAGCACAACAGATCTACGGCTACAATGTGTATATGACCAAAGACAATGCAGACCTATTCTATACCCCTGTGCGCGTACCGCAACTCCAGACTATATTTTCTAAAAAAATGTACTTCTGGCCCGTCGACTGGGATGAGCTCCGCAAAAACAGACGCATGACGCAGGCACCGGGATGGCCTTCTTTTGATTAG